In Gemmatimonadota bacterium, the sequence GGCGGCGCCCTGCAGGTCGGGGTGATGGTGGCGTTCATCCAATACGCCCGGCGGTTCTTCCGCCCCATCCAGGATCTGTCGGAGAAGTACAACCTGCTCCAGGGCGCCATGGCGTCGTCGGAGCGCATCTTCACACTGCTCGACGCACAGCCGGCCATCGCCGAGCCCTCCGACCCGGTGTCGCTCCCCGAACGGCTGGAAGGCCGGGTGGAGTTCGAAGGCGTCTGGTTCGCCTACGGGTCGGACGAGGAGGGTGAGCCGGACTGGGTGCTGCGCGACGTGAGCTTCGTGGCCGCGCCGGGCGAGAAGGTGGCCATCGTCGGTCACACCGGGGCGGGCAAGACCACCATCATCAACCTGCTGATGCGCTTCTACGAGCCGCAGCGCGGTCGGATCCTCGTGGACGGCATCCCCATCGACCGTCTACGCTCTCGCGAGTTGCGCGCCCGCATCGGTCTGGTGCTCCAGGACGTGTTCCTGTTCAGCGAGGACGTGCGGGCCAACATCCGACTGGGCGCCGAGGGCATCGACGATGCGCGCGTGCGGTTCGCGGCCGAGCAGATCGGAGCCGCCCCCTTCATCGAGCGCCTCCCGGCCGGATACGAGCAGGCGCTCGGAGAGCGCGGGGCCTCGCTGTCGGTCGGGGAGCGGCAGCTGATCTCGTTCGCCCGCGCGCTCGCGTTCGATCCGGCCGTGCTGGTGCTGGATGAAGCCACCAGCTCCGTGGACTCGGAGGTGGAGGCCCGGATCGAGGCGGCCACCGATCGGTTGATGGACGGGCGGACCTCGTTGGTGATCGCCCACCGCCTCTCCACGGTGCAGCACGCGGACCGGATCCTCGTCCTCCACCACGGGGCCCTGGTGGAACAGGGCAGCCACGCGGAGCTGCTGGCCCAGGAAGGACTCTACGCACGACTGTACGAGCTGCAGTTCGTACGCTCGGCCGCGTGAGGATCGACGGCGACCGGCCGGCCGGACGCGGCCGGCGACGCGGCGGCCCTGAGGGCCGGTCCGGGCGCGTCCGCTGCCGGGTGGGCTCGCCCGCCCCTGCGGTCCGCGGTGCTCGGGGGCTAGTACGAGCGCAAGGAGGGGTCGACCTGGTCCTTCCAGGCCAGGATCCCGCCCTGCAGGTTGAACACCTTGTCGAAGCCCTGGGCCTGGAGCATGCCGACGGCCCAGGCGCTCCGCGACCCCGACCGGCAATAGACGACGATGTTGTCGTCGGGATCGAGCTCGTCCATCCGGTCCGCGAACTCCCCGGTGGGCATGCGGACGGGTGCGTACTCGCCGAGATCCGCGATGCTCCATTCCAGCGGCTCCCGAACGTCGACCAGCACCAGAGGC encodes:
- a CDS encoding rhodanese-like domain-containing protein; its protein translation is MAVPEITASELKQRLDQGQPLVLVDVREPLEWSIADLGEYAPVRMPTGEFADRMDELDPDDNIVVYCRSGSRSAWAVGMLQAQGFDKVFNLQGGILAWKDQVDPSLRSY
- a CDS encoding ABC transporter ATP-binding protein, which encodes MALPAPVQEEEALGKAYDARLMRRLLGYLRPHLPLVALAIVVLVAASALEVVGPWLTQRAIDDAIPAGDTRFLGRLALLYLGSLVGVFLTQYAQQILTTWLGQKVMQDLRTEIFSHLQRLDLRYYDKNPVGRLMTRITSDVETLNELFSSGIVTVFGDIFTLVFIVVAMLRMDWRLALVTFTVLPFVAVTAFVFRAKVRVAYRDIRVRLARINAFLHERLTGVRVAQLFNTEARDRATFEALDRDYLEAHLRSITYYALFFPLIELFTATALALILWWGGNEVLGGALQVGVMVAFIQYARRFFRPIQDLSEKYNLLQGAMASSERIFTLLDAQPAIAEPSDPVSLPERLEGRVEFEGVWFAYGSDEEGEPDWVLRDVSFVAAPGEKVAIVGHTGAGKTTIINLLMRFYEPQRGRILVDGIPIDRLRSRELRARIGLVLQDVFLFSEDVRANIRLGAEGIDDARVRFAAEQIGAAPFIERLPAGYEQALGERGASLSVGERQLISFARALAFDPAVLVLDEATSSVDSEVEARIEAATDRLMDGRTSLVIAHRLSTVQHADRILVLHHGALVEQGSHAELLAQEGLYARLYELQFVRSAA